The segment AACAAACGCTTATTTACAAGTAAAGTATTGGTACATTATAATAGGAAAGTGACAAGCATAAGGATTAGTGCGTAAGGAGGGGATACATATGGATCGTATGTACCGTGTAATGGGTTTCTGGACAGGGATCTTTGCAGTTATGTTTTATCTTGGCCACATGACTCAAACGTCTTTACTTTTCTTCGGACAAACGGTATTCTTCATTTTATTAAGTTATCTTAAGCTATCTGAACGTATGTACATCTATATTTTCGGAGCATATTTAACAATTTTCTTTGTTGCCTTCTCGTATTGGACAACATTTATGATGGTGCCTGGATCTGGTGGTCATTAAACATACGTGGATAAACAATAAAAAGCGATTGACATCAGTCAATCGCTTTTTATTGTTGAATTATATTTTATGAAGTCAGTGGAACTCCCTGCCTCCTATCGTTTCAGGTGTTCGCTTATCCAAGGATGCTGCTTGAGCCTCCTCACAACGCTTCAGGGGTCTCAACCTAACGCTATCTCCCGAAGGAGTCTCACTCCTTTGACTTCAGTCAACAGGATAAACCTTGTATTATATATAGAGTCTGTTCAACTAATTGTTTTAAATAATTTGCTCCACACGTTTGTTTTCTTTTCATGCACCAGTACGTGGAAGGAGTTACTCCAATTGCTGTCCATGATGAGAGTCCGGATGGCTCTGTTTTGCTTGCTTTTGTCAGAAAAAGGATTAGGGTCATGATTTTCCTGGAGATAATCAAGTATCCCTGCCGCAACTAGGAATTCCCCTTGCCTCATTGTACATATATGATTAAAACGCTGCTCTGAAAATACCTTCTCTAAGGCATCGAGATGTACATGAGTAGTAAGATCCATATCATAGGGATGTAATAGTGGATTGGTCACCATGGCATGGTTGAAGTATCCCCTCAGACTGCCACCTTTACGTTCCTTATGAAGCAAATCTGAGAATCTATAACCATAATCGACTGTGATAATACTTCCTTTCTCAAGCTTTTCGGACAGCATTTTCGCATAAGTAATCATTGCAAGTGGAACTTCCAATCGCTGTCCCTCTTCAAGCGTAATGTCATGAATGGTCAAATAATCACTTATAGCAGGATTTGCTAAAGGGGTCCAAGTTTCCACCAGCTTATGTTCCTGGTCCATTGTCACAAACACTTCTTGAACCTCTCCATCTACACACTCCACAACATGAACAGGTAGGGCATCAAAAAGTTCATTAGAGAAAATAACACCATTATCTTTTGAAATTTCATCAATGGTACGGCAATATGTAACATGTGCGGATTTTGGAATGGCTTTTCTTTGTAAAGAAATATGATATGGACTTGCCTCCACCATAAAGTATTCAAGCTTGTGGTAGAGGACAGGATCTACCCTTTCCACCTCAGTAAGGAGTTGAGCAGCAAATCTGCCGTTTCCACCACCTAGTTCAATCATCACAGGCAAAATGTTTGTTTCCTTGAAATATTGTATAAAAAGTTTTGCGAAGATTTTTCCATATATATCGTGAACGTTACTTGATGTAATGAAATCCCCTTTTGTCCCCACCTTTTCTTTGGACTTCATATAATAGCCATGTACAGGATGATAGAGGACTTCCTCCATATATTGTTCATAATCTAATCGTCGAGCAGGGGCACTCTCTATCTTTTCTATTAATTGCTTTGGTACCATTTTAGAAGCCGTTCAAGAACGGATTGCTATCCATTTCCCTTTCTATAGTTGTGGTCATCCCGTGGCCGGATAGTACAGTTGTCTCCTCCGGCAGGGTCATCAGCTTGTTGTGTATGCTTTGTATAAGCTGATCGTGGTTACCACCAGGTAGATCGGTTCTTCCGATACTCCCTGCAAAAAGGGCATCTCCAGCAAATACTACCTTGCTTTCTTTGTGGTAGAAGCTGACACTTCCTGGGGAATGTCCCGGAGTGAAGAGGACGTCAAGCTCAAAATTGGAGAATGTCAATTTCCCTTCTCCCTGGATAATATGATCTGCAGGGCCAGCCTTTATTGGTCCAAGCTGAAAGAACTGAGAACCATTCAAACTCGGATCCATCAACCAATTCTTTTCTTTTTTATGTATGTAAACCGGGATATCCCACTTGCTGCGAACTGCATCTACTGCACCGATATGATCGAAATGAGCATGGGTTAGAAGAATAGCCAATGGTTTTAGGGACTTTTCTTCTAAATATGCATTAAATGCATCCCCTTCGCTGCCTGGATCAAAGATAAGGCACTCTTTCTTATCATTGATTAACAAATATGCATTAGTTTGTAGGGGACCTAGGGGCAATTGTGTCCATTTCATTTTTCTTCCACACCTTTCCTTGAAGTATCTATTCATCTATTTTACACTAAGAAGTAGAACTTGAGAAACGAAAGGAAACTGCCGATGAAGTCGATGTATGGATTAGAAATACAATGTGCCGATGACAAACCGCAATACTTTCAGAACCTTCTTTTGCAAATGAAACAGATTACCAGTATTTTTGATGTGGATGACAATCTACTTATCGCAAATTCTGCGATGGAAGCAAAGGTTGTAAAGAACATGCTTGCGGATCGTTGTATTTTAGAGGAAACTTATGTACTTTCTTTATTGGAAAATCCGATTGCCAGTTCCCTGTTCACCGATTATGGCTTTGTAACGGAAAAGAACAATCACTTTCTGTATCAAGAAATGGTTTCTATTTTCCGGATTGAAAGCGGTAAACAGGAAGATATCAACATGTTTCTTATACAATTAGAAGAATCCATTATTGCAATGGAGGAACAATTTAAAAAATCGTATATTATTGACAAAGAACATAAAGAATATATTGTAAAAGTAGCCAAGGCTTATGACATAGAAGTGTCATTTTTTGACCTCGACAAATAGTAAGAAAACATTTAAAATGTAAATGGAGTGTAATGTGCCATTACATACTTTATTTTTCGTGATTTCTTTCAAATAGAAATGATTTCTGAAAGGGGCGTTAACCTTGCCATTAGTTATTATCTTTGGACTTGTAACAATCTTATGTGTACTAGGACTTGTCCGTTCCCTGAAAGAAAAAAACTTCCTAGGAGTTCTTTTCGCTTTTGGAACTGTCGCAGTGTTTGGTTGGTTTACAGTTATGACAATAATCCAATCCGGATACCCGGTAGCACACTAATTAAAAAAACAGAGCGCCTTGCGCTTGCACAAAAAAGAGTATTCTTCCTTTCGAGGAGGAATACTCTTTTTTGTATATGAGAGCTTCATAAGCATTTTATTTATAAGTGAATATACTGAAAATATATGGATTCCACGTTAGCTTGTGATCGGCTTGGAGATAATAAAAATAAAAGGTTCTTTAAGAAGGAGGCAGATAAGATTGGCAGTAAAAACTTTATGTGGAATTTGCAACGGATCAGGCAGAAAAAAGCTATTCATCCTCCCCTTTTACAAAAAGTGTACAAAGTGTAAAGGCCAAGGAAGAATAACAAAGGGTTTTTTTATGTAAGGCTGTTTTCGCATACGTTGTTGCTTTTTCGCATTTATAAATAACCCGTTATATTCCTTGCTATCGTGCTCTTTTCCTGACTATACAAAAAAAGACTTTCATGCCTTTTTAGAGTCCTATGCTGTAAAAAGTCCAATAACCGACTTTTTACTAGTGAGCAGCAACAATCTTTGAGAAAAAAGCTTTATGTAAAGCAACTGCCAAGCAATAGGATGCTTGGCAGTGTTTTGTTTTTTAGAATGAGTTTGATCGTTTGGATTCCACAGCCCGTAGCTTGTCATCCATTTGTACGCTTTTGTCCCGACGATCATCTATTCTAATGTTGGTTGCCACCCGATGCAGGCCTTTTTGGAAGGGAGCTTCATGAATTACCTGAATGACATGCATAAGGGTCGGAAGTTCTCCTTCGATAATAGTGCTCATCGGTGTTAATTTATAGTTAATCTTTCCTTCTTCTTTAAACCCCTCTAGAATATCCTGAATCTCCGCTACATACTCACTCACACTTGGTCCGTTTGTTCCAATCGGAATAACGGTTACATCGACTATGGCCATTTCCTTGATCCTCCTCTAGAATACTTCCACTAAATTTAGCGTTTCACCCGTAGATGGTATTAGTATCTGTTCTAATTGATATCCATATAAGCATAATAGACCATTCGGGGAAAATTTTATCGGTTTATTTTCAACATCTTCATATAGCACTTTTTTTGTACCGTTTGGAATATCAATCTCTACAAATTGGAATCCTCCTGCATATGCATCAATACTGCCCGCACTTATTGGTTCGAATGTAAAAAATCTTTCCGTCTCATCTACATAGGCAAAGTAAGGAATGAAGTAATTGGAATACATGGTTAAAAGCGGCGCTTCATAAGAATAGACCTTTTCTAAGTCTGGAAGACGATAAAAGGAGTACAATCCCATATGCTCGTCTTTCACATCTCCAACCGTAAATAACAGATTATGATAGGATTGAAACGTTACTAATTTCTCCAAAATCTCTCTAGCTTCGTTCGTTGTTAGATCATATGTGTATAAAGGTGCTTCCAATAGAGGCATTTCTTGATTCCAATTGATAAAACCCAATCTCTCTTCAGACAGCCATTGAACAAATGGGTCGTCCACATTCTTTTTTATCATACCTTGTGTTTGTACATCAACAATAAAGGTTTCATAGGACCAATCCTCCTTAAAGGAAGACACCAACAGTTTTTCCCCTGTGGTAGGATCCCAAGAAGTAACAAGGTCAATGGAGTCGATAAAATTCCACTCCGCTATTAATTCTCCATTATCGGAAACGATACTTAATTTCCCTTCTGTAAAGGAGGGGGCAGAACGAATTAAAAACATATCAAAATCACTATTAGCAGTGACAGAAATAATGGTTTCAGCTGATTCGAAGAACAGCTCCGTTTCTCCAGTCAATATATGGAAAGATAATACTTTAGAACCAGTTCCATCGTTTGCTATATACAATATTGTTTCATCATTCAACCATTCAGCTACAGTACTGAATTGTTCAGCAGGTATCGAGAGCATTTCTAACGTTTCATTATGAAGTATTAAAGGATTGAAAGGTTTTGGTTTTGCATGGTTAGATAGTAAAGGTGCATCGCTGACTTCCTTGGGGGTTGGAGGAGATTGACATCCAGACAACATACAAAGAACTATTGTAATAATAAAAAAGACTCTCTTCATTGCACCCCTCCTTTTTCCCTATCTTACTAACGATTATGAGGCAGGAAAGGTTTCAATACAAGAGAAATATATTTTTATTCCTAAAGTAATATATGTGAATTTCTTGGTTATGTAAAAACTTTATTTAATGTTAATATTAGTGGTTTTTTTACTGATTATGTCACGGGATAGCAGGGAGCCTAATCATTTATCTTATGCCTTTGATGGCTCACCAGCAGGCTCTTCCCGTAAAAATCTTTCATTTTTCCTTTATGGGAGACTTCATTTATAGATAAAGCGAAGCCAAGAAAATACCCAAGGTTTTTGGGTAGATTGTATCATACTGCGATAATGGCAGAGGATTGATCCCCTTTCCCAATTCTAGCGTAAAACCCGGTTTCCTGAATTCCTGGATGAACCAATCCTTAAATCCTGCATGGCTATCAACATACTGCACGCTCTTATACGTACTGACGTGTTCAAATTCGATTGCTATCCTCTCGCTATCAGGGGGTTCCAACCCTTCGTATCCCCAGTAGAATTCTTCTCCCTGCGTATGAACAGCAATTACCCTATCAAAGTTCTCCTTTGCTGCAAGCTCTCTCATTGCTTGTGCCTCTGGCTCAGTTAAAGGGGTGTCTCCAGGATAATCTCGTGGGGAAGGTACCTTTTCTTCCTTACGTTCTTTTTCCACCATCCAATTAGCTGGAAAGTGCTTGTTCAGGTCCACTCCTCTTATATTTGCTTTCCATCCCATGAAATCTGCTCGATCTTGATTAATCTTTTTCACCATTTCCTTGAAGGGCTTTTCATTAGGCACCCCATTAAGCACCAGATCGACACCATCCGGATTTACCATTGGCACAATGGACAGTTCCGTCCCTTCATAAAGAGGAAGGCATGGCAAGCCTCTCAGTGGCACACCATTAGTGAGGGCCAGCAAATAATCATTAAGGAGGTTCATTATTACAGCACTTGTTATCCATTCGTTGGCATGGAAG is part of the Sutcliffiella sp. FSL R7-0096 genome and harbors:
- a CDS encoding DUF2626 domain-containing protein, which gives rise to MDRMYRVMGFWTGIFAVMFYLGHMTQTSLLFFGQTVFFILLSYLKLSERMYIYIFGAYLTIFFVAFSYWTTFMMVPGSGGH
- a CDS encoding SAM-dependent methyltransferase; the protein is MVPKQLIEKIESAPARRLDYEQYMEEVLYHPVHGYYMKSKEKVGTKGDFITSSNVHDIYGKIFAKLFIQYFKETNILPVMIELGGGNGRFAAQLLTEVERVDPVLYHKLEYFMVEASPYHISLQRKAIPKSAHVTYCRTIDEISKDNGVIFSNELFDALPVHVVECVDGEVQEVFVTMDQEHKLVETWTPLANPAISDYLTIHDITLEEGQRLEVPLAMITYAKMLSEKLEKGSIITVDYGYRFSDLLHKERKGGSLRGYFNHAMVTNPLLHPYDMDLTTHVHLDALEKVFSEQRFNHICTMRQGEFLVAAGILDYLQENHDPNPFSDKSKQNRAIRTLIMDSNWSNSFHVLVHEKKTNVWSKLFKTIS
- a CDS encoding MBL fold metallo-hydrolase is translated as MKWTQLPLGPLQTNAYLLINDKKECLIFDPGSEGDAFNAYLEEKSLKPLAILLTHAHFDHIGAVDAVRSKWDIPVYIHKKEKNWLMDPSLNGSQFFQLGPIKAGPADHIIQGEGKLTFSNFELDVLFTPGHSPGSVSFYHKESKVVFAGDALFAGSIGRTDLPGGNHDQLIQSIHNKLMTLPEETTVLSGHGMTTTIEREMDSNPFLNGF
- a CDS encoding DUF2759 domain-containing protein, with amino-acid sequence MPLVIIFGLVTILCVLGLVRSLKEKNFLGVLFAFGTVAVFGWFTVMTIIQSGYPVAH
- a CDS encoding MTH1187 family thiamine-binding protein; protein product: MAIVDVTVIPIGTNGPSVSEYVAEIQDILEGFKEEGKINYKLTPMSTIIEGELPTLMHVIQVIHEAPFQKGLHRVATNIRIDDRRDKSVQMDDKLRAVESKRSNSF
- a CDS encoding M14 family metallopeptidase, which gives rise to MKVVSRRGDTLWYFSQLFQIPLSLIVDSNKELSSRSLLNKGDTIFIPGYSKSTYEIKAGDTLLSIIHQKRIPMDFILLMNQEKDPSRMKPGEVICLPEKVCRPIVNPKRKYDYHTLFHDLNKLKEVYPFLECTSAGQSVMGKPLHHIKIGKGTKKVHWNGSFHANEWITSAVIMNLLNDYLLALTNGVPLRGLPCLPLYEGTELSIVPMVNPDGVDLVLNGVPNEKPFKEMVKKINQDRADFMGWKANIRGVDLNKHFPANWMVEKERKEEKVPSPRDYPGDTPLTEPEAQAMRELAAKENFDRVIAVHTQGEEFYWGYEGLEPPDSERIAIEFEHVSTYKSVQYVDSHAGFKDWFIQEFRKPGFTLELGKGINPLPLSQYDTIYPKTLGIFLASLYL